A genome region from Trachemys scripta elegans isolate TJP31775 chromosome 2, CAS_Tse_1.0, whole genome shotgun sequence includes the following:
- the LOC117872839 gene encoding cytochrome c oxidase subunit 5B, mitochondrial, giving the protein MASRLLRVCGALRALRRPPAAPLRPPGPARALVAGGIPSDEEQATGLEREVMKAMEKGQDPYNILQPKRYAGTKEDPNLVPSISSKRIVGCICEEDNSCVIWFWLHKGEPQRCPSCGAHYKLVPHHQPH; this is encoded by the exons ATGGCGTCAAGGTTACTGCGAGTGTGCGGCGCCCTGCGGGCCCTGCGCCGCCCCCCGGCCGCGCCGCTCCGCCCGCCCGGCCCCGCCCGCGCCTTGGTGGCTGGAG GTATCCCCAGCGACGAAGAGCAAGCAACAGGGCTGGAGAGGGAAGTCATGAAGGCCATGGAAAAGGGACAG GATCCCTACAACATCCTCCAACCAAAGCGCTACGCTGGGACCAAGGAGGATCCCAACCTGGTCCCCTCCATCTCCAGCAAGAGGATTGTGGGCTGCATCT GTGAAGAGGACAACAGCTGCGTGATCTGGTTCTGGCTGCACAAGGGGGAGCCCCAGCGCTGCCCCTCCTGCGGTGCCCATTACAAGCTGGTCCCCCATCATCAGCCGCACTGA